Proteins from a single region of Gordonia hongkongensis:
- a CDS encoding PIG-L deacetylase family protein: MTAQLLPFPTDWQTALVLVAHPDDPEYGMAAAVARWTGEGKRVVYALASSGERGIEGLPPAECGPLREAEQRASASIVGVDEVEFWGFPDSDIRNVPELRDKITETVERVRPQVIVSLFGGPEWAPGMPNQRDHMEFAAAVLEAYDALEAPPSWLFENGPAATHGVEVEEQLDAAVRALAAHDRYLSVLDPDTPVVDQARAQIEMATAPREGDPRHVTGFELKRGRPA, translated from the coding sequence GTGACGGCGCAGCTGCTCCCCTTCCCCACCGACTGGCAGACCGCGCTCGTGCTCGTCGCCCACCCCGACGACCCCGAGTACGGGATGGCGGCGGCCGTCGCCCGCTGGACCGGCGAGGGCAAGCGCGTCGTCTACGCGCTGGCCTCGAGCGGCGAGCGGGGCATCGAGGGTCTGCCGCCCGCCGAGTGCGGCCCCCTGCGGGAAGCGGAGCAGCGCGCGTCCGCGTCGATCGTCGGCGTGGACGAGGTGGAGTTCTGGGGGTTCCCCGACAGTGACATCCGCAACGTGCCGGAGTTGCGGGACAAGATCACCGAGACCGTCGAACGGGTGCGGCCGCAGGTGATCGTCTCGCTCTTCGGTGGACCCGAGTGGGCGCCGGGCATGCCCAATCAGCGCGACCACATGGAGTTCGCCGCGGCGGTCCTCGAGGCCTACGACGCCCTGGAAGCCCCGCCGTCGTGGTTGTTCGAGAACGGTCCGGCGGCGACCCACGGCGTCGAGGTCGAGGAACAACTCGACGCGGCCGTTCGAGCACTCGCCGCCCACGACCGCTACCTCTCCGTCCTCGATCCGGACACCCCGGTCGTCGACCAGGCGCGGGCGCAGATCGAGATGGCGACCGCGCCTCGAGAGGGCGACCCCCGTCATGTGACCGGCTTCGAGCTCAAACGGGGTCGGCCCGCCTGA